ACTCTGTTTTCGATCTTTCAAAAGTTTATTGATGTATggaatttaattaatttttctttcaTTGTAGTATATATGATACTACACCAAGTGTGTAAATATCAGAAGTTTAAAGATGAAACACAAAAACTATAGTTTATGTCCGGATTCTCTGCTACTGCGTTCTTATGTGCAGTAATTAGTAGACCACCATTGGTTGCACCATGAACGTGAGAGTTCatgagaagaacaagaagaatgaACAAGGAAGAGAAGCAAAGTTGATTCATCATTTCGGTGAAACAAAGCAGAAAAAGAAGTACTAATATGTTCTAGAATTGTAAGGTTCACACGTGTGTGTACAGATTTTTGTTTGATACGGATATATATCTAACTAATGGAAATTGCTAGTAATAGAACGAACTAGTGTCTTTTTATATTACCTTATGAGATTTGTGTAAGGTTGTTATGTACCATAAATATACAGAAAATCATacatacaaaagaaaataaaatacttGCTGTTGTAGGGACTACGTTTCATGGGTGTGCGATCCAACTAGAAGTCTAAGAGTTTCTgtttacatgtatataaaggatacttTACCTATGTAATAggttaatcaataaaaatcattttcttctctgcctcttccTTTTTCCCCTATCATTCTACTACAAAAagttatcatgcacgaagctatACCGCAGAGCTAAATTGAATCggttgatattttattttatttttgcacggttaccaggtatttcttttgaacaaagaaatttcgTTTTTCATAGTATATATTAGAGTTCCACGAAAGCATGATTATCAAACGTATAGATTTCACCGTTATATTTTCATAAAAGTTTTGTATGTTCAACCAAATTAGTCTTTATTTATTCTTTGaaaatttcaatcaaatcggAATATGATGCAATCTCAAAATTCCGATTTTAGTAGAACTGTCTTCGTTTAGGAAACCTTGATTATAACAACGTCAAAAAACCTAAGTTTTGTATAATTTAACCGTTGGATTATTCCGTAATTTGTATATGTGGTATATATCAACGGgaaaaatattgaaaaaatgcGAAGTAacaacatatctctcaataagtgttctctaaagaACTAGATGCACAATTATCCTTCCCGTTATTCTTTATGTAAGAGAGCATATCATTTCACAAAGCCTTCATTAAAATGGGACCgaaaccatcctaagatgcaaatggtaaacaatacatattacaaagaaaacgaggtgatatttagaaaaatattcatgcaggatGCGGACCAATAAAGTGACTTATGGATCTCGTGgattttttgacattttggactagttatagttcccaagcaatgttgagtttggaaactactAGCACACattatacatgtaaggactcgctaccccttgtaaatgctagagagtatacatcaaaaggacttgacgGTTATTGCATGTTTATTAGGATCAATGTCGAGCATCCTATACCCTATGGTTTCGCAAAGgttatcatcaaaggttacatatggtgcctaaggcatggttacgcgtacaaacctacctttaactgcttggggaataAGCAATATTACATACATCTTCACTAATTCTTTTTAGACTcacaattggtcaaccattctttgcgtACCAATTGGGGATTGGATATAAGCCTCACATTTTTCGTTCTTACATATTtttgttgcactatatatgtccccttagactccacatcgtactatgatgggacATCGAAATGATTAAGTGATTATGTTggacaagaatttccaacaattatccgcattttaaaaactttggcaggagatctctaaccactagatttgcgggttatcactttaatgagacagtcttgccgtcattagggggagataagaaaaagtattttctaaggaaaCGATGGGAATTGTTGTGGTGTGTTCCTACTGTGTCTCATACTGATTCttatactccacaaatgtaaatgtgaagtgaaagaataatcgattttcagaatttacattgatgtcgctaaagtgacgagatcagacataccagctgcaaacttACCTACAAGGTTACAAATCTTCAATAAATGAtataccatagactaaggtgtcacaactacactcagtggaagtATGGTTTAGGTCGTGGCTTCATAAAGGAAGTTAGAGAGACCACTTCGTTTGATCAATcatcacctagaaaggaagtaggtgaggaaggcacaacttacttaaatcatcagaaatcatgtcataagattgtctctgaatatgttcAAAGTGGATTATGAAAATgcgcatgagtcaatggaagatcacgcgagcatattgatgattaatttcatatacacttgcttaaggaaatagagcaagatgagatcgaacccTGCTCTTTGTTTCTTAATGTCAACGAATAGCATATTTAGCCTAtataatccaggtagaacttggctctttgacaaatatacatgtatttggtgtggtagtgctaactaaccaagtgtaaagcctactggacatacatgattaatttgtcataaagcataatgagaagaaagaagtcttaaagtataaatatTCGCCTTGTTGCGCGTGGTTTCTCACAAAGACCTGGAATTGTTTTGTAATGAAATTCATATTTTTTCGGTTActcagttagcttggtaatttcaaaaggacttgaaatgcagtatatgtatgtggttgttacataTCTCTGAcagaatcaagagataaaagatatttacaaaagtacttgatagacttttgttatccaaatcaagtgactctaaaccacatagtgtgtttacaattagatagaacgctcacttatagatagaAGCAATCAAGCGGatatggtatacccgtctaagtggctatttgatttggaggatatagataagtaagttatttttccttgcgtattcacaagaaagttcctgatttggagttGTATCTacctatgtcgatggtacagacatgatggttACTCTtcatgtaataagagaccttaaaagctattagAAATCCAAATTTGAGATTAAAAATCTGGgcaaagctcgaccgaatactgagcttgtggtatgtcattccaccagttttcatatgtctaaagttgtcaggaaatttaataaagacatgcatcctAATAGCTCTCCCATGATTactcgaggttcaaatgtaagtaagtgaccatttcttctaaaggaagatgacgaagatgtgttgggatgaAATtcacatatctaagtacaatatacgcattgttttacttagtatagtaatatactcgattaaaTATTACATCCTCAtgaaacttgttagctagatatagctcagcgccaacgcaacgtcattggaatggtccaataaatgtaatcatgtacttaaaagtaaccattgacatgagtttgttttatcccaacaaagacataaaaatgaaccctaaaggaactgcaatcaaaatgttgttgattataaaggaacaataatctcttctccaacgaaagtaatcaggggacaTATGGtaaactattttctaagtcattactgaTATTcattttcgaaaagtacatgactaaataaACTGTCTGGAAAAACTCTGAAAGTAATTAAGGGGATATGCCGACATCAGGGAGAGGATCcgaggatatgatgtcgacatattttacttcgagattgaagatgtgttgtactctttttcccttcaatCGAGAATAATTTTTccaaaagggttttgttactcgacaaggtttttagcgagacaacactaaaaacaccaagtatgttgaacattgaagacataaagatcgcgttgatattattgaaaatatctgaaacaaagaaatgaaacgcgatattctcttaagcaacgtaacttccaaaatcaacatgttcttataaacattcaagtcaccaaagtaaagtgtgataaacttcttTTGAATGCATTAGACTAACGAAAATTATTTTACATCAAGGGGAGCATCTAACGGTgttttgaactattttccttcaccgaggttgctatttcccacagggttttgttactcggcaaggtttttaatgagacaacaacaaacaccgggaatataatttcccaactaaggctattaTCTTTCCCACGAAAATTTTATGCCTTAAGAGtggtgaagcaactagtcaacttcaacggagtaAAGTGATCAACTTGCAAATTTTTTAATGTTATAAAGGATACTTTACCTATGTAATAGGCTAATAAATAGAAATCCTTCTCTTTTCTGGCTTTTCCTTTTTCCCTTATTATTCTACTACAAAACTTGCAAATTTTTTAAtgtttattcctttttttttgctACAAAATGTTTATTCTTATATTTAAGAAGATTCCTCTAGCAAGAGAAATCCTATTAACAAGATACTTGGAACATGAGAAATTTTATACTATTAAGAAAGACATTTCTAACAagataattttttatttcttagaaATATTGGAGGATTCTGTGTtataggatttttttttcttctttttaatcgACAAAAGTAAAGTTTTATGAAGTGCTTATTAAAAATAAGCATAAAAGATACAACCCAATTGCCAATAGACTTTTTTTAGTACAGACACCTACGGCAAATATTAGAGGATTTCGAGGAAGAggaaaaacatatgaacaactagTCCTAGCTTTGTTTCTTCCAACAACTAATAGTTCCCAAGTCAGGGAGCTCCGCAAAATTGGTCAGGTCAGGCTTAGAAAACAAAATTGTTCTTGTGCTGCTCGCATTTTGGTTAGATCATCACAATAACCAACCATGAGCATTTGTACGGTGTATCATCGGTTCAATTGATTTCGACGAGCTTTCGTTTATCATTTATACAATTGTTAGATCCAAGCTCTCCAGTCTCCATAAAGAGATTTGGCGAGAATTAACAAAGTTTAGTCTAGGAATTACGGCTCAATGTTAATGGCCCTCGTAGTATAttagtttacacaaaattggttaaaaagaccaaaatcaataatttttgggtgaaaaagacatctagatttgaTACTATTCATCTTACCCATTTtcatcttatttttaatttacatcaggatgcatccagtttcaccctctattttttaagtttaagccaggatgaatccagtttcatctttcctatttttttgtgtccattccATCCATACTAATTTTTTCTCAACTATCTGgaccatgttttaaatttttttggacaaatgacccattttccgtttagtTTAACAATAAACATGCGGTACTCGTGTCCCCTTAATACAAAGAGAACTAAGAGCGTCTACTATGACGGGTGTAAAAAATCGTATgtgaaaattttattaagatcctTATTTAAGAGAAAACTGAAGTAATTTAAAATAAGAAATCACATGCCATTAGATGCTGACGAAAAACAAATAAGCTGAAAGTACCTAAAGAAAAAGAGATCAAATTAGTTCCCAGAGATAAGAGGGGACCCTTAAGCAGGAGGCCAAAGGGCCTGAATCATCTCAGTAATCGTATATGAAATATAAATATGTTGAAGGAATTCACTATCTTCTTTTGCCAATGGAGAAGTGAATCCACCATCAAAACGTCCTTGACATGAAAGCACAATATTCTCGACAGTATCCAGTCCTGTCGCGCCACCTTCAGTATCTCCACCACGGAAGGATCTAGTTGCATCTTTCATAAGACTGCCAATATCCTTATAATCCCGCGAGCAACCTTTCAAACGGACCATTACATCTGAACTTTGTTTTCCATCTTTCAAAAGCTGATGGATGTATGAATTAACCGAAATTCCTTTCTCCGTAGCATGTTCATATGCTAATACAGCAAGGTCTTCAATACCATAATTTTTACTTTTAGGGTTGGCTTCCAGAGATGCTACACAAAAACTATATGTTACCTTTTCTTGAAACTCTGTTACCGCATTCTTACATGCAGTATTTATTAGACCAGCACCATGAACATGACCTCCATGAAAGTTCACGAGAATAACAAGAAGAATGAACACCAAAGACGAATAGAAACAAACTTGCTTCATCTTTCCGTGAAGCGAAGATGAACAAAGATGGAGTTTATTGTGCGTTTCGTGCATAGCCAAGCCAACGGAACAGACAAAACTTTCAAAACAAAGTACCAtttaaactcaattaaattacataaaattcaaTTTTTGTTATCATGGATTGGTTTATATCTCAACATACATCTGAAAAGCCAGAACTTGAATAACAAATTAATCTATTAAATATTTCTTTTGGAAGATAATGAAATCGAAGCATCAACCCTAATAATGAATTAGACCAAATAATATAAAACATAACAAAGCCTGATTAGCAATACAAATagataagagaatcgaaacctaATTCATCAAAatccaaacaaataaaaatttctAAGAAAAATTAATGAAAAATCCCTAAATCGCAATCACTAACAAGAAGAGACCTTAGATGAAACCACCAGGAGAAACTGCAATAAAGTGAAAAGCAGAGAGTTGAAAATATGAAGAAGGTAAGTTTTGACTTAGAAACCAGGCATAAGATTCTGGCTTTTCAAGAAAGAGAtgtttttgataaataataaaaaaaaaaatgcggAGCTTCCGAAGATgcttggtttggcggtttatggAGAGATGTGATGAAGCCGAATAGAGAAGCCCAAATATTGTTACTAGCGCGCCAAAATTGCCGCTATGTTTTTTCCCCTAAAAATTATTGGGCGCCAAACGAAATTGTGGCGGCAAGTTTACCTTTATGATGTGGTGTGAATCCGTATGCATTCTATGAGTGCATATgtgattcttattggtcgaatAAATACTATGTGGATCACATTTGATATATGTTGGCGAATTGGGTGAAGAATGAAGGTTGTCAAAAATTTGCAATGTGGATCAATTTACAGAACCTCCATTGTGATTCAAATTTGTAATATTTAACTTGTCGATAAGGAATTACCTCATATTAGATTTCGTGATTATTTTTAGCAAATTGACATTTTCAATACATGTATCCGTAAAATAATAATTGATTCATCTATTTCTGTAATTTGTTTGGTTATATGATCATTACTCGACCGAGTGGGAAAGGGTTAAGGAGATTTGGGTAAAAGGATGAAGTTCCAGTTTCTTTAATTTTACTCGAACTCGCTCCAACTCGACCAAATTTTCAATTAAGtgacgagtcttgattatgtaactaaattatgATGCAAATCGTCtgaattcgaaaggatgaagttccagtttcttcaattttactcgaacttgttcaaactcgatcaaaacttcaattaagtgacgaatcttgattatgtaactaaattatgACCCACATCAACTGAATTCTAAAGGATAaagttccagtttcttcaattatactcgaactcgttccaactcgaTTAAATTTTCAATTAAGtgacgagtcttgattatgtaactaaattttgacgcaAATCGCCTGAATTCGAAAAGATAaagttccagtttcttcaattttactcgAACTTGTTCAAACTCGATCAAATCTTCAATTAAGTGACGAGTAttaattatgtaactaaattatgACGCAAATTGTCtgaattcgaaaggatgaagttctaGTTTCTTTAATTTTACTCGAACTCGCTCCATCTCGATCAAATTTTCAATTAAGTGACGAGTCTTGATTATATAACTAAATTATGACGCAAATTGTCTGAATTCGGAAGGATGaagttccagtttcttcaattttactcgaactcgCTCCAGCTCGATCAAATTTTCAATTAAGTGACGAgtattgattatgtaactaaattatgacgcaaatcgtctgaattcgaaaggatgaagttctaGTTTCTTTAATTTTACTCGAACTCGCTCCATCTCGATCAAATTTCCAATTAAGTGACGAGTCTTGATTATATAACTAAATTATGACGCAAATTGTCTGAATTCGGAAGGATGaagttccagtttcttcaattttactcgaactcgCTCCAGCTCGATCAAATTTTCAATTAAGTGACGAgtattgattatgtaactaaattatgACGCAAATCGTCTGAATTCAAAAGGATGAAGTTCCAGTTTCTTTAATTTTACTCGAACTCGCTCCAGCTCGACCAAATTTTCCATTAAGtgacgagtcttgattatgtaactaaattatgATGCAAATCGTCtgaattcgaaaggatgaagttccagtttcttcaattttactcgaacttgttcaaactcgatcaaaacttcaattaagtgacgagtcttgattatgtaactaaattatgACCCACATCTCCTGAATTCTAAAGGATAaagttccagtttcttcaattatactcgaactcgttccaactcgatcaaattttcaattaagtgacgagtcttgattatgtaactaaattttgacgcaAATCGCCTGAATTAGAAAATATGaagttccagtttcttcaattttactcgAACTTGTTCAAACTCGATCAAATCTTCAATTAAGTGACGAgtattgattatgtaactaaattatgacgcaaatcgtctgaattcgaaaggatgaagttccagTTTCTTTAATTTTACTCGAACTCGCTCCAGCTCGATCAAATTTTCAATTAAGTgatgagtcttgattatgtaactaaattttgatgcaAATCGCTTGAATTCGAAAGGATGACGTTCCAGTTTCTTtaattttactcgaactcgttccaactcgaTCAAATTTTCATCATAAATACTCAAATTATTATCGATTTATTATAATTGAAATGACGAATTCACAGTactatcatttttttatttttgaaaccaaACTACTAATTAATAATGAAATTATGTACAAAGCTAGAACCTATAATCAAAATTTTAATCCGAATTGCGCTATTAAAACTGCCGAAAAGATATCATTGCAATTCCATTATAACATTTACTTTCAGATAACGTAAAATATTATGTAATTAAAGACCGACTTGATTGTGAGCGAGACCAGAAATTACCCCAACAGTTACAAATATTGTAGctctaattttaattaaatttgggtagcaatataattttattatactcacaaaataatcaaagctgcttaaatttttattataattttttattataacaaaataattttattatttaattttcttcaattttatttACCCTTTTTATTGGTAT
This portion of the Papaver somniferum cultivar HN1 chromosome 11, ASM357369v1, whole genome shotgun sequence genome encodes:
- the LOC113325140 gene encoding uncharacterized protein LOC113325140, coding for MKQVCFYSSLVFILLVILVNFHGGHVHGAGLINTACKNAVTEFQEKVTYSFCVASLEANPKSKNYGIEDLAVLAYEHATEKGISVNSYIHQLLKDGKQSSDVMVRLKGCSRDYKDIGSLMKDATRSFRGGDTEGGATGLDTVENIVLSCQGRFDGGFTSPLAKEDSEFLQHIYISYTITEMIQALWPPA